The genomic stretch CAGGTCCGGGTGAGGGATATTCAGCTGACGTTGGTATAGCACGGGTTTTCCGAACAGCACGTATGGCGTGTTGATCTGCAGTTTGTCTTTGATCCACCGTACGCCCTGGAACCAGACGAGCTCTACTGATCCGGTCTCGTCTTCAAACCGGGCAGTCAGTTTTTGTCCGCGCTTCAGAGGCACGGCTTTCAGGGTGGTAATCTGTCCTTTGACCTGCACATAAGGCAGATCACCTTTCAGCTCGTTGACCTTGTAGAACCTGGTTCTGTCGATATAGCGAAATGGAAAAAGCCTGAGGAGATCTTCAAAAAAGAAAATACCTGACTCTGTCTTAAGGGTGTCAGCGCGTTGTGGACCAACACCTTTAAGGTACTCAATGGGGGTGGAGAGAAATGCCCGGATGCCGTCTTCCTTCTCCACTCCGGACCATATTTTAGATGGAATAGGAGCCCAGCAGAATGACGGGGTTCTCCATCAGTTGTTTGAATGTTTGCAGGAACTGTGCGCCTGTGGCTCCATCTACAACCCGGTGGTCGCACGATAGCGTTACCTTCATGGTGTTGCCTGGCACCACCTGCCCGTTTTTAACTACGGGTACCTGTTTGATGCCACCGATGGCCAGGATACAGGCATCGGGTGGATTGATGATGGCGGTGAACTCTTCGATCCCGAACATACCCAGGTTGGATATGGTAAAGGTGTTTCCTTCCCAGTCTTCCGGTTGAAGTTTCTTGTTCTTAGCTTTCTCGGCATATTCTTTCACTTCAGAAGATACCTGGGAAAGGGTCTTCCCATCTGCGAAGCGCACCACGGGTACGAGCAGGCCTTCGTCTACAGCAACAGCCACACCAATATGCACGTGGTCATAGTAACGGATCGTGTCACCGAACCACGATGCATTTACCTTAGGGTGCTTCTTGAGGGCCGCAGCAGCAGCTTTGATCACGAAATCATTGAAAGAGATCTTTACATCGCTGATGGTATTCACCGACTGGCGTGCGCTGATGGCAGCATCCATGTCGATTTCCATGGTGAGGTAGAAGTGGGGTGCGGAGAATTTGCTTTCTGCAAGTCTGCGCGCGATGGTCTTACGCATTTGCGAGACCGTTTCATCGTGGTAAGCTTCAACCGTGGAGACGGCCATCGCGCCTCCGGCCTTGAAGTACTCAACATCACGTTTGATGATCCTGCCGAAATCCCCTGTGCCTTTGACCATGGACAGGTTAATGCCTTTGTCTTCTGCGATCTTTCTGGCCAGTGGTGATGCTTTCA from Flavobacteriales bacterium encodes the following:
- a CDS encoding pyruvate dehydrogenase complex dihydrolipoamide acetyltransferase; translated protein: MAEIVRMPKLSDTMTEGVVAAWHKKVGDNVKSGDLLAEIETDKATMEFESFQDGVLLHIGVDKGKAAPVDSVLAILGEKGEDIKGILKEEEAKSKAAAEAPREEESKAEAPAAPAPQKTEEKKQPAPVAQTTEARPVAATHTASPINGKVKASPLARKIAEDKGINLSMVKGTGDFGRIIKRDVEYFKAGGAMAVSTVEAYHDETVSQMRKTIARRLAESKFSAPHFYLTMEIDMDAAISARQSVNTISDVKISFNDFVIKAAAAALKKHPKVNASWFGDTIRYYDHVHIGVAVAVDEGLLVPVVRFADGKTLSQVSSEVKEYAEKAKNKKLQPEDWEGNTFTISNLGMFGIEEFTAIINPPDACILAIGGIKQVPVVKNGQVVPGNTMKVTLSCDHRVVDGATGAQFLQTFKQLMENPVILLGSYSI